TTCTTGCTTGAACGCCGCCTGGATGGGGTGCAGGGTGCCGCCGGCGGCCAGCGCCTCCACGGTGGTCACCTGCTGACCATCGGCCTGGACGGCGAGCATGGTGCAGGACTTCACTGGCACCCCTTCGACCAACACGGTACAGGCGCCGCAATGGGTCGTATCGCATCCGATGTGGGTCCCGGTGAGTCGGAGTTTTTCCCGAAGGAAGTGCACGAGGAGGAGCCGCGGCTCGACGTCAGCGCTTTTCTGCTCGCCGTTGACCGTGACGGTGATCGACTGGCCCATGTTCATCCACCTCCCCTCGCGCGCTCGTAGGCGCGCTTCAGTCCACGCTCGGTAAAGACCCGGACGATGTTGCGTTTGTACTGGACGGATCCGCGATGGTCGGCTTTCGGCTCGGCGGCCTCCGCCGCCAGGGCGGCCGCTTCCTTGATCGTGTCGTCATCTAACCTGGCGCCCAGCAGCGCGGCCTCGGCCCGCTCCGCCCGGATGTTTTGGGGCCCAACGGCTGTCAGTCCGATTCCCGCCGAACCGACCTTGCCGTCATCCATCTGCAGATGGACCGCAACCGCGACGGTGGCGAAGTCACCGACCTTGCGCTCCAGCTTGAGGTAGGCGCCGCCGGTTTGGGGCTTGGCAACGGGTATCCGGATCTCGGACAGAATCTCGGTGGGTTGCAGCGCGGTGCTGAACGGCCCGCTGAAGAAGTCGCGAGCCTTGACCGTCCGGCTTCCGGACTTCGAGCGCAGGACCAAGTCGGCGTCGAGCGCGAGCAAGACCGTTCCCCAGTCACCCGAGGGGTCCGCGTGGGCGACCGATCCCGCAATCGTTCCGCGGTTGCGGATGATCGGGTCGGCGATCTGGGGGGCGGCGTCGGCCATCACGTGGTAGCGCGAGGCCAGCAGGCTCGAGCGCTCCGCGGACTTGTGGCGGAAGAGCGGACCGATGGAAAGGGTCCCGTGGCGCTCCTCGAGAAAGTCCAGGTCCTTGATCTTGTTGATGTCGACCAGGTGCGCCGGACTCGCGAACCGTAGCTTGAGAAGCGGGATCAGGCTCTGGCCGCCGGCCAGGACCTTGGCGTCTTCACCGAGCTCATCGAGGAGGCCCAGCGCCTCGTCCATGGTCTTCGGGGCGTGGTACTCAAATGGCGCTGGCAGCATGGACAACCCCTCCTACAGTGATTGTGGAAACCAGCCGACGCGTTCGCTAACCGTAGTCCGGCAAAGGTTTGTTGTCAATCCGCGAAACGAATTGGAAGCAAATTCACATCCGAGAGTCAGGCATCAAGTGTGTCGAACGCGCCATACGCCGGAAAACGAAAAGCCATGTCCTTCGACAGCAGCCCCCCATGGCCGAGGCGGTTGAAGTCGTCCGCCGTGACGCGCGCCCCGGTGAAGAGCCGCGGCAGGATGAGGTCGAGCACGGTCGCCCGCGAGAACATCCCGCACGCCGCCACGCCGAAAATCGGCTTGTCGGTGAGATAGGCGAGCCAGACCGCGCTGCCCGGGTGCGCCGGGGCGCCCTGCTTTTCCATCCGGGCGTGAAGCCGCTCGAGCGCCACCAGGGTCGGGTCGAGCGGGTCGGTGGCGTTGGCGCCGGCGGTCAGCAGCAGGTCCGCATCTCGGAGGAGGCCACCGACCGCAGCTTCGACCGCCCCGACGTTGTCCGCGACGTACTGGATCTCGCTGATGGTCGAGCCGAACCAGGCCACCTTCATCTCGATCGACGCCTGGAACTTCTCGCGCTGCGCCGGGTCCAGCCGCTCGCGCACGAGGACTCCCACCCGCGTCGGCCGGAAGGCCAGCACCCGGATCACGCCCTCGCCGCCGACCGCCACGCCCTCTGCATCGCGCAGCCGGGCCTCCGGCACGACGAAGGGGGTGACCTTGACCCCGGCGACGGTCTTACCCTTCGAGACGAGCTGGCCGTCGAAGAGGGTGAAGATCGACACGTCCTGGATGCTGTTGAGCGCCTGCAGCCGCTCGGCATCGACCTTGAAGATGCCGTTCACCTCGGCGCTCAGCCGGACCTGGCTCTCGACCGGGCCGTGAACGATGACGCCTGGACCGGCCACGAGTTTCGCCAGGCGGCGGGCGGCCTCATCCTCATGGATGTCGCCCTTTTCGATGCGCACCACGTGGAGCTCATCGACCCGGGCGCTCGCCACCACCGGCCAGTCGGCCGTGGTCAGAATCCGGCCCTTGAGCAGCAAGACTCGATGGTGGTCGTCCGGAACCAGCAGGGTCTGGGCCAGCACGGCGCCCTCGATGCCCTCGGCGCTCAACCGCAAGCCCCGCAGGGACTCGGCTTTCACGCCGCCGCGGCCGGGCCCGGCATCGGGCCACCCTGCTTCCCATGGCGCACTGCCACCATTTGCGCCAGGATCGCCAGCGCCGTCTCCTCGGCGGTCTGCGCCCCGAGGTCGAGGCCGATCGGCGCCTGGACACGCTCGATCTCGCGCGGGTCGACCCCGGCCTTGATCAACCTCGCGACTCGGTCGCGATGGGTCTTCTTGCTGCCGATGGCGCCGATGTAGCGAGGCCGCCCGCACAGCGCCGCGGTGATCGTCGGATCATCGAACTTCGGGTCGTGCGTCAGGATCACGACGTAGGTCGAGCCGTCCATCGGCAGGTCCTTCAGGACCTCGTCCGGCCAGGCCTTGATTACCCGTCGCGCCTCGGGAAAGCGGTCTTTCTCCGCGAACTTTGACCGGGCATCGACGACCGTCACCCGGAAGCCGATCGCGCTCGCCAGGCGCGTCAGCGGGATGGCGACGTGCGAGCCGCCGAAGATGAAGAGCTCCGGTGGACGGGGGAAGGGCTCGAGGAAGACACCGTCCTGCCGGACCGGGTTCTCCCGGTTGAGAAGGTCGGGGACCTCCGGGTCCGCCAGCGTCAGGAGCGCGCGGGCACCGGGCGCCTCGCCGACGCCCGTCTTCAGCACCACCGGATGCTCCTGCTCCAACGCGGCCATCAGGTCGCGATGCACCTGCGCCAGTGGCTCGACGAGCACATCGATTTCGCCGCCGCAGCTCAGGCCGACGGTCCAGGCGAGGTCGTCACTGACGCCGTAGTGAAACAGGCTGGCGGGCTTCCCCTTCAGGATCGCCTGGGCCTGCTCGAAGACCTCGCCCTCGAGACACCCGCCGCTGACGGAGCCAGCGATCTTTCCCGACTGGCTGATGGCCATCCGCGAGCCGGCCGGCCGCGGGGCGCTCCCCCAGGTACTGATCACGGTCGCGACCGCGACCGGGTCGCCTTGCTCGAGCCACACCTTGACGTCGGTCATGACGTCGCGCATAGCTCAAAGTGTAGTCAGCCGCCTGATGAATCGTTGCCAGGCCGATGCGGTCAGGACCGGCGCCGGGCTCTCAGAGGCTCATGGGTCCTGTTCAGCAGACGCGGCAAACGATCGTTGCCACACGGCAACGGCCAACGCCAGCGCCAATAGACCTGGAATCACCGGCTGATGGTTCGAGCTCAGGAGACCAAACAGGACATCCACGAATCCAAGCAGCGCGAGCGCCCCGGCGGCAATGCCGATTCGTAGCCCCGCCGCCTTCGGATCGTCGGCACCCACGATCTAACTATGCGTTGCTGCAGCGAAGGCGTCAACGCAAGTCATGCGGATGCTCGGACCAGCGTCTGGCGGCGAACCGGCCGTCGGCCTGCGGTTTCCAGCAACAACGCGCCGAGCGCCTCCAGGTTCGCGAGGTTGTGGGCGGGTAGGAAGTCGTCGACGAAGGGGAGCGCCGCCTGCAGCCCCAGGGTAAGCGGCTCATAGCCGGGGGCACCCATCAACGGGTTCATCCAGATCAGCCGGTGGCAGGACCGCTGCAGCCGGGCGATCGCCCGCCGCATATGCGCCGCATCACCGCGGTCCCAGCCGTCACTGATGATGGCGACGGTGGCACCGTGGCTGAGCACGCGGCGCGCATAACGCCGGTTGAAAGTCTCGATCGCCTCGCCGATGCGGGTTCCGCCCGACCAGTCATCGACCGACGCCATCACGCGGTTCAGCGCGGCATCGACGTCATGGCTCCGGAGCAAGCGGGTGATACGGGTCAGGCGTGTGGCGAAGACGAACACCTCGACGCGCGTACTGGCATTCTTCAGCGCGTACGTGAAGTTGAGAAGGAGGCGCGTGTAGCGCTCCATGGAGCCGCTGATGTCGCAAAGCAGAACCAGCGGGCGCGCCCGAAGGGTCGGGCTCTTCCAACTGAAGACCAGCAGCTCGCCGCCAAATCGCAGGCTGCGCCGCAGAAGCCGGCGGATATCGAGCCGATCGTGGCCGCCCGGGCGCGCCCGTCGGGATCGCGTCAGGCCGGCGGGAAGCCGCATCAGCCGGATCAGCCGCCGGACCTCCGCCATCTCGGCCTCGGTCAGGGTGTCGAAGTCTTTCTGGCGAAGCACCTCGGCCTGCGAGTAGCTCGCCACCTCCTGCTCCTCGGCGCCTTCGGCCGCCGCGCCCTCCTCATCGAGCACCTTCAACTGGCGGCCCGTAAGCGTCATCTGGGTTTCCCGTTGGGATGACGCCGTCGCGGACGGTGCGGGCAGCTCGCCATGCGCCGCGTTGGCCTGAAGGAAGGCGCCCAGCGCCCGGTCCAGGATCTGCAGCTCGTCTCGCCGTCGGGCGAAGTGGACATGAACCGCGGTTCGGACATCGTCCGGACGGCGCAGGTCGATCACCGTCAGGGTCGTAAGGAACGGCAGCATCCGCGCAGGGCCGGCGTCGAAACCGAGGCCCCGAAGGATCCGACCGAAATGCAACCAGTTGCGGGCGAGGATCGCGCCCGGGTCAGGCATTGACGGCGCGGGCAACGAGCTCCCGCGAGCCCGCGCCGCGCAGTCGTTCGAGATCCTCCTGGTACTTCACCACGGCGCCGAGCGTCGCCTGCACGGCGGCTTCGCTGAGCTCGGTTTCGCCGAGTGCCATCAGTGAGCGGGTCCAGTCGAGCGTCTCGGCGATGCCCGGCAACTTATAGAGGTCGAGGCGACGAACGCCACCAATGAACTCGCTGACCTGCCGGGCCAGCTTTTTCGGAACGTCCGGCACCCGCGCGGTGATGATCTCGTACTCCCGATCGACCGACGGGTAGTCGATCCAGAAATAAAGGCAGCGGCGCTTCAGGGCATCATGAATCTCGCGCGTGCGGTTCGAGGTGATGATCACCGCCGGCGGCTTGTCGGCCTTGATGGTGCCGATCTCGGGGATCGAGATCTGGAAATCGGAGAGCAGCTCGAGGAGGAACGCCTCGAATTCGTCGTCGGCCCGGTCGATTTCGTCGATCAAGAGCACCGGCGGCTTCGCGCCGTCACTTTCGATCGCCTGCAGCAGCGGGCGCTTCACCAGGAACTGGTGGCTGTAGATCTCGCGCTCGGTCTCGTCCCGGTTGGTGCCGGACGCTTCCAGCAGACGGATGTGTAGCATCTGCTTCGCGTAGGCCCATTCGTAGACGGCGTTGTTGACGTCGATGCCTTCGTAGCACTGCAGCCGGATCAGTCGCGTGTCGAGGATCTCGGCGAGCACCTTGCCGACTTCCGTCTTCCCAACCCCGGCCTCACCTTCGAGCAGAAGCGGCTTGTCCAGCGTCAGGGCAAGGAAGATGGTCGTTGCCAGGCTGCGATCGGCAACGTAGTGGTGTGCCTGCAGCGCCCGCTCGACGTCCTCGATCGACGAAACGGGAAGGTCCTGCATGTAGCGAATTGTAGGGAGAGCGGCGGCGAAGTGCCGCTGCTCTCCCTCTTCTTAGTGGTGCGCCGTGATCTGTTCGAGCGCCCGCCGGGTCAGGACCTGTACCAGGTGCCGGCGGTAATCCGGCGAGCCGTTCAGGTCTTGCTGCGGGTTGGTGCCGTCCGCGGCCCGCTCGGCCGCCTGGCGAAGCTCGTCGTCGTGCCCCGCCTTGCCGCGCAACGCTCGCTCGACTGCGGATGCCCGGATCGGGCGGGTCCCCATCCCGGTGAGACCGATCGCCACCTGCGTGACCTCGTGACCGCTCACTCTCGCCTGCGCGGCGACCGCCACGATCGCCCAGTCCTGCGACCGCCGGCTGAACTTCAGGTAGGTGCCTCTGCTGCCCGGCGGCGGCGTCGCGATCCGGATCTCACGCAGGATCTCGTTGGGTTCGAGTGACGTCGTGAACGTGTCGACAAAGAAATCGTTGGCGGCGATGGTGCGTTCGCCCTTGGGGCCGACCACCTTGAGCTCGGCATCGAGCGCCAGCAAGCAGGCCGGGAAGTCCCCGTTTGGGTCGGCGTGCGCCGCCGCGCCGCCGATCGTCCCGCGGTTGCGAACCTGCGGGTCGCCGATCTGTGAGGCGGCGCTGGTCAACAGCGGCAGCTTGCTCTTCAGCAGGTCGGAAAACTCGATGTCGTGGTGACTCGTCAGTGCGCCGATCGCGATGTGGCCGTCTTCCTCACGGATGTAGCTGAGGTTGCCAATACGGCCGATGTCCACCAGGAAGGACGGCGTCGAGAGGCGCAGCTTCATCAGCGGGATGAGACTATGCCCACCGGCGAGGACCTTCGACTCCTGGCCGTGCTTGACCAGTTCCGCAACCGCCTCCGGCAGGCTGCGCGGGACGACGTAATCGAATGCGGCAGGCGTCATCGTTTTGTCCCTCCGTTGCGGTGCATCAGCGCCCAGAGTTTCTGTGGGGTGGCCGGCATGTCGATGTCCTTGACCCCGAATGGTTCGAGGGCGTCCACGATGGCGTTCATCACGGCGGGGGTTGAGGCGATCGTTCCCGCCTCCCCGACGCCCTTGGTGCCCAGCGGGTTGACCGGGCTGGGGGTCACCGTCGCCGCCAGCTCGTACGAGGGGACGTCGGACGCCGTCGGAATCAGGTAGTCGACGAGGCTACCCGTCCGTAGCTGGCCAGACTCGTCATAAACCGCTTCTTCGAAGAGAGCCTGGCCGATACCCTGGGCGATGCCGCCATGGAGCTGGCCGTCGACCACCATCGGGTTGATCCTGTTGCCGACGTCGTCGACGGCGACGTAGCGAAGGATTTTCGTGGCGCCGGTTTCGGCATCGACTTCCACGACCGCGATGTGGGCGCCGAACGGCCAGACGAAGTTGGTGGGATCGAAGAAGGTCGTGGCCTCCAGACCGCCTTCCATGCCCTTAGGGAGCCGGCTGGTCTGGAAGGCGGCCACGGCGATCTCTTGGATGGTGACCCCTTTCGACGGCGTGCCTTTCACGAAGGCCTTGCCGTTTTCGTAGACGACGTCGCCTTCCGCCGCCTCCAGCAAGTGGGCGGCGATCTTCCGCGCCTTCTCCTGCACCTTCATCGAGCTGATGTGCACGGCGTTGCCGTCCAGCGCCGTGCTCCGGCTACCGTAGGTGTCCATTCCCATGGGGCCGATCGCCGTGTCCCCATGCTGGACGTCGATGTCCTCGACGGGGATGCCGAGCACGTCGGATGCCACCTGGGCGTAGGTCGTCTCGTGCCCCTGCCCATGCGGCGAGCTTCCGATGATAACGGTGGCCTTGCCGGTGAAATGGACGTTGACCACCGACATGCCCCAGAGCGAGACGCCGACCGCCGCCTGCGTGGCGCCCGCCGGGCCCAACCCACAGATCTCGATGTAGGTTGAGAGGCCAATGCCGATGTACTTGCCCTGCTTGCGCTTCTCCGCTTGCTCGCGGCGCAAGGCCTTGTAGTCGACCATCTCCAGGGCTTTGTCCAGGGTGATGGTGTAGTCGCCCGAATCGTAGGTGAGCCCGAGCAAGGTCGTGAAGGGCTGGTCCTCCACCCGGACGAAATTCTTCCGCCGGACCTCGACCGGGTCGATGCCGGTCTCACGGGCCACCAGGTCCATCACCCGCTCGATCAGGTACGTCGCCTCAGGCCGGCCGGCCCCGCGGTAAGCGTCGGTCGGCGTCGTGTTCGTGAAGACGCCGACCGCCCTTCCATCGAACGCCTTCATCTTGTAGGCGCCCTGCGCGACCAGCATGCCCAGCACCTGGAAGGTGCCAAACTGGCTGCAGTAGCCGCCGAGGTTGAGCCACTGCGTCGGCCGGAGGCCGAGTACGGTGCCATCCTTCTTCGCGGCGATCTCGACATCCCAGATCTGGTCCCGCCCATGGTGGGTTGCCTTGGTGTTTTCGCTTCGATCCTCGATCCATTTGACCGGCCGACCCAACTTCCGCGACGCGAGGGCGGTCAGAATCTCCTCGGGGTAGACCCGGATCTTCGACCCAAACCCGCCACCAACCTCGGGCGCGACCACCCGAACGTTGCTTTCGGGAATGCCAAGGATGACAGCCAGCCACACCTTGACAAAGTGCGGAATCTGGGTCGATGACCACACGGTGAGCTTGTTGGCGAACGTCTTGTAATCTGCCAGCACGCCGCGTGGCTCGATCGCGATTGGGATCAGGCGTTGCTGGACGAGGCGCTGCTTGATCGTGATGTCGGCTTCCTTGAAGGCGGCCTCGATATCGCCGGCCGCAAACTTGGTGTCATACGAGAGGTTGCTTCCCAGCTCTTCGTGGAGGATGGGAGCGCCCTTCTCGATGGCTTTCTCGATGTCCGTGACCGCCGGCAGCGGCTCGTACTTGATGTCGATCCGCTCACCCGCGTCCTCGGCGGCGGCCCGGCTCGAGGCCAGCACGATCGCAACCGGCTCGCCCACGTAATGAACCTTGTCGATCGCGACCGGATAGTGGTTCGGATACTTCTTATCGGGTACAAAGCACACCGTGACCGGCAGGGGTGCGCCGAACTCCGGCTTCAGGTCTTTCCCGGTAAAGATCGCGATCACGCCGTCGGCTTCCTTCGCCCGGGCGGTCTCGATGCCGAGGATCCTCGCGTGGGCCTCGCTCGATCGGATCACGTGCATGTGGACGACGGCCGTCTGTGCAATGTCGTCGACGTAGCTGCCGGTCCCGGTGACCAGCCGTGGATCTTCGCGTCGCTTGACGGAGGCGCCAACCATTTGGGATATCGCCATCTTGAAATCCTCCCTCTAGGAGACCGGCGCGGGCGCTTTGCGCTCGGCCCCAGGCGCCATCACCTTGGCCGCCGCCTGGATCGACTTGACAATGTTGTGGTAGCCGGTACAGCGGCAGAGGTTGCCCTCGAGCCCCATTCGGATCTCTTGCTCGGTCGGGTTGGGGTTGCGCTCGAGCAGCTGCTTCGCCGCCATGATCATGCCCGGGGTGCAGAAGCCGCACTGGAGGCCGTGCTCGTCCCAGAATGCCTTCTGAAGAGGATGTAGCGTCGATCCCTTGGCCAGGCCCTCGATCGTCGTGACCTGGGCCCCATCGGCCTGGACGGCGAAGACCGTGCAGGACTTCACGCTGTGGCCGTCCAACTCGACGGTGCACGCTCCGCAGTTGCTGGTGTCGCACCCGACATGCGTCCCAGTGAGCCCCGCCAGCTCTCGGATGTACTGCACCAGCAGCAGCCGAGGCTCCACCTCGTGCTCGTGCTTGGTGCCATTGATGGTGACGGCAACCCTGCGCCTCATAGCCACCTCCCTCTGATTAGCCGATCCGCCTGCCAAAGAAGGTATAACACCCGAATTGCCGAGTGTCTAGACGCTCCTGAGACCGTCGGGGCCGGGCGCGCCGCCCGGCCCCTACCAGCGACTAGTTCTGGTGATCTCCGCCTTCGTCGCCGCCGCCGATCGCCCTCAACGCATTCACCTGGCCGTGTCCGTACCAGGAGTTGTCGTCCGCCTCACCCGTGCAGGTCTGCGGCGCAACGTTGTTCACAGAGGGGAAGAACGCGTACTGGGCGAGCACCGCCGCTGTCGGGCAAGCGATCGGGTCGGCCGTCTCTTGCAGCCGCTCCCGAACATCCGAAGCACTCATCCGACCGAACCGGCTGATCATCAGCGCCACCAAACCCGTCACATGGGGCGATGCCATCGAGGTCCCCTGCAGGTAGCAGTAGAAGGCGTTCGATCCACCGGCCGGATCGACCACCGGTCGCAAGCAGGAGTTCTTGAGGCTTACCGGGTAGGTCGACAGGACCCGGCCGTTGGGCGCCGCCGCCGTCTTCTGCAGAACGCTATCGCCGCCGGGAGCCGCAACGTTGATGACGTCCATGCCGTAGTTCGAGTAGAACGACTTCCGGCCCAGGTTGCCCGTGGCGCTGACCGCGATGACTCCCGGCATCTGGACCGGGATGACTTTGCAAGCCTTCGTGACCGGTCGGGTCACCGGCGTGGTGTCGTCCGGGCTCTGGCGATCCTGGGTCGGATTCGCCATGTCGTCCGCGAAGTTCCCCGCCGCCGCCACGTTGACGACGCCCTTTCGGGTCGCGTAGGCAATCGCGCGTCCCTCGGCTTTGAGGATC
This DNA window, taken from Candidatus Dormiibacterota bacterium, encodes the following:
- a CDS encoding xanthine dehydrogenase family protein molybdopterin-binding subunit, which codes for MAISQMVGASVKRREDPRLVTGTGSYVDDIAQTAVVHMHVIRSSEAHARILGIETARAKEADGVIAIFTGKDLKPEFGAPLPVTVCFVPDKKYPNHYPVAIDKVHYVGEPVAIVLASSRAAAEDAGERIDIKYEPLPAVTDIEKAIEKGAPILHEELGSNLSYDTKFAAGDIEAAFKEADITIKQRLVQQRLIPIAIEPRGVLADYKTFANKLTVWSSTQIPHFVKVWLAVILGIPESNVRVVAPEVGGGFGSKIRVYPEEILTALASRKLGRPVKWIEDRSENTKATHHGRDQIWDVEIAAKKDGTVLGLRPTQWLNLGGYCSQFGTFQVLGMLVAQGAYKMKAFDGRAVGVFTNTTPTDAYRGAGRPEATYLIERVMDLVARETGIDPVEVRRKNFVRVEDQPFTTLLGLTYDSGDYTITLDKALEMVDYKALRREQAEKRKQGKYIGIGLSTYIEICGLGPAGATQAAVGVSLWGMSVVNVHFTGKATVIIGSSPHGQGHETTYAQVASDVLGIPVEDIDVQHGDTAIGPMGMDTYGSRSTALDGNAVHISSMKVQEKARKIAAHLLEAAEGDVVYENGKAFVKGTPSKGVTIQEIAVAAFQTSRLPKGMEGGLEATTFFDPTNFVWPFGAHIAVVEVDAETGATKILRYVAVDDVGNRINPMVVDGQLHGGIAQGIGQALFEEAVYDESGQLRTGSLVDYLIPTASDVPSYELAATVTPSPVNPLGTKGVGEAGTIASTPAVMNAIVDALEPFGVKDIDMPATPQKLWALMHRNGGTKR
- a CDS encoding MoxR family ATPase, whose protein sequence is MQDLPVSSIEDVERALQAHHYVADRSLATTIFLALTLDKPLLLEGEAGVGKTEVGKVLAEILDTRLIRLQCYEGIDVNNAVYEWAYAKQMLHIRLLEASGTNRDETEREIYSHQFLVKRPLLQAIESDGAKPPVLLIDEIDRADDEFEAFLLELLSDFQISIPEIGTIKADKPPAVIITSNRTREIHDALKRRCLYFWIDYPSVDREYEIITARVPDVPKKLARQVSEFIGGVRRLDLYKLPGIAETLDWTRSLMALGETELSEAAVQATLGAVVKYQEDLERLRGAGSRELVARAVNA
- a CDS encoding (2Fe-2S)-binding protein, with product MGQSITVTVNGEQKSADVEPRLLLVHFLREKLRLTGTHIGCDTTHCGACTVLVEGVPVKSCTMLAVQADGQQVTTVEALAAGGTLHPIQAAFKQEHGLQCGFCTPGMMLTSIALLNEKPDPSDDDIRWALSGNICRCTGYMNIVKAVKSAGAQMRASAAVPEAATAATRS
- a CDS encoding XdhC family protein, translated to MRDVMTDVKVWLEQGDPVAVATVISTWGSAPRPAGSRMAISQSGKIAGSVSGGCLEGEVFEQAQAILKGKPASLFHYGVSDDLAWTVGLSCGGEIDVLVEPLAQVHRDLMAALEQEHPVVLKTGVGEAPGARALLTLADPEVPDLLNRENPVRQDGVFLEPFPRPPELFIFGGSHVAIPLTRLASAIGFRVTVVDARSKFAEKDRFPEARRVIKAWPDEVLKDLPMDGSTYVVILTHDPKFDDPTITAALCGRPRYIGAIGSKKTHRDRVARLIKAGVDPREIERVQAPIGLDLGAQTAEETALAILAQMVAVRHGKQGGPMPGPAAAA
- a CDS encoding xanthine dehydrogenase family protein subunit M; translation: MTPAAFDYVVPRSLPEAVAELVKHGQESKVLAGGHSLIPLMKLRLSTPSFLVDIGRIGNLSYIREEDGHIAIGALTSHHDIEFSDLLKSKLPLLTSAASQIGDPQVRNRGTIGGAAAHADPNGDFPACLLALDAELKVVGPKGERTIAANDFFVDTFTTSLEPNEILREIRIATPPPGSRGTYLKFSRRSQDWAIVAVAAQARVSGHEVTQVAIGLTGMGTRPIRASAVERALRGKAGHDDELRQAAERAADGTNPQQDLNGSPDYRRHLVQVLTRRALEQITAHH
- a CDS encoding xanthine dehydrogenase family protein subunit M; translation: MLPAPFEYHAPKTMDEALGLLDELGEDAKVLAGGQSLIPLLKLRFASPAHLVDINKIKDLDFLEERHGTLSIGPLFRHKSAERSSLLASRYHVMADAAPQIADPIIRNRGTIAGSVAHADPSGDWGTVLLALDADLVLRSKSGSRTVKARDFFSGPFSTALQPTEILSEIRIPVAKPQTGGAYLKLERKVGDFATVAVAVHLQMDDGKVGSAGIGLTAVGPQNIRAERAEAALLGARLDDDTIKEAAALAAEAAEPKADHRGSVQYKRNIVRVFTERGLKRAYERARGGG
- a CDS encoding (2Fe-2S)-binding protein, whose translation is MRRRVAVTINGTKHEHEVEPRLLLVQYIRELAGLTGTHVGCDTSNCGACTVELDGHSVKSCTVFAVQADGAQVTTIEGLAKGSTLHPLQKAFWDEHGLQCGFCTPGMIMAAKQLLERNPNPTEQEIRMGLEGNLCRCTGYHNIVKSIQAAAKVMAPGAERKAPAPVS
- a CDS encoding VWA domain-containing protein codes for the protein MPDPGAILARNWLHFGRILRGLGFDAGPARMLPFLTTLTVIDLRRPDDVRTAVHVHFARRRDELQILDRALGAFLQANAAHGELPAPSATASSQRETQMTLTGRQLKVLDEEGAAAEGAEEQEVASYSQAEVLRQKDFDTLTEAEMAEVRRLIRLMRLPAGLTRSRRARPGGHDRLDIRRLLRRSLRFGGELLVFSWKSPTLRARPLVLLCDISGSMERYTRLLLNFTYALKNASTRVEVFVFATRLTRITRLLRSHDVDAALNRVMASVDDWSGGTRIGEAIETFNRRYARRVLSHGATVAIISDGWDRGDAAHMRRAIARLQRSCHRLIWMNPLMGAPGYEPLTLGLQAALPFVDDFLPAHNLANLEALGALLLETAGRRPVRRQTLVRASA